The genomic stretch AACACAACTTTTGGTTTCGTAGTCCCAAACCTATTCAAACATGATTTACTGGGCATGTCAAATTGCTACTCATCCGTgacataaacaaaattcaatcatgGCTAATGAACAAGTTGCAAACCTTAGCAGTACAATCATCAGAACCAGTTATGAGAAATGCTTTATCACTTCTCACAAAGTAGTCGACACAATTAATCCCTTTCGAATGCGCATCCCAGGAAAACTTTGCAGCTGATGAGTCTAAATTCCAAATCTAAGTGGGGGAGCAATATTAGATCATAACTAGGTGATTTAAACCGAACAAAGAATATGTATGAAATATCAGGCATACCTTTATGGTACAATCAAGTGAGGCACTTGCAAAAGTGTTGAGATCTTTGGGATTAAATGCTACTTGCATTACATAATGTGAATGTCCGTTGAAAATTCGAGTACACTCCCAATCCTTCTCCCAATCCCAGAGCTTGATAAGCTTGTCATCGGATGACGACAACACATATGGTAATGTAGGATGAACAGACACAGACCTAATGTAATCTTCATGTGCCTCAAATTCTTTAACCTTTTCCGTGGTGTTGTAATTGTAAACTCgaataaatttgtcatcagaagCACAAACAAACCAGTCCTCGCGAGGTATGAACTTTGCTGTCCTGACTGCAAACACACATTGAAACACAATTTTTCATCTTGTCAACTAAAATTGATCACCAAgaagatagagaaaaaaaatgtgtataatttagaaaatatatgtCATGTACCTGGTGACTCAGTGACCTTGAAAGACTTCTCCAGAGACTGGAAAAGAGTAAAACAAACTTACTTAGGTGTAGAAAATTCAAGAAatctttatcatttaaaaatcagTAACCCCATCATTTTGGTGCTGTTACCTGAGATTGGTAGTTCCAGATACGCACAGTTCCCGAATACAAACTTGCCAGGATCCTGCAGTAAATTAtcatgagataaattttaatattaacctGAACTATacacaaaaatataacatattgaACCTAATTCAAAGAGGGACAACAATACCATGGTTGAGTTGGATGGAGATCAACAGATTTAACTCTTTGAGATGGGTTGATAAATTCTATCTGAGATGAAGAAGGTATTTCAACAAAGTTAGCCAGATAGTTTGACAATGCTACTTTAATCACAAAGACTAAGGAATAGCAGTAGAGATAAGAGCTTTACCTCAGTTACAAGTTTAAGAGGCTGCAATGCAACAAATCAAAGGAGAAAAAACCCATTAAACTATaatcaaaatccaaacattttgtcttataaaTGAACAGTAACTTATAAATTACAGTTAGCTCACCGTTTCCATAGTTGATGGTACAATCTGACTTGGATGATTGAAACTTATGAAATTGCTGT from Mangifera indica cultivar Alphonso chromosome 6, CATAS_Mindica_2.1, whole genome shotgun sequence encodes the following:
- the LOC123218065 gene encoding coatomer subunit beta'-3-like, encoding METPLKLVTEIEFINPSQRVKSVDLHPTQPWILASLYSGTVRIWNYQSQSLEKSFKVTESPVRTAKFIPREDWFVCASDDKFIRVYNYNTTEKVKEFEAHEDYIRSVSVHPTLPYVLSSSDDKLIKLWDWEKDWECTRIFNGHSHYVMQVAFNPKDLNTFASASLDCTIKIWNLDSSAAKFSWDAHSKGINCVDYFVRSDKAFLITGSDDCTAKVWDYETKSCVETLEGHTNNVTAVCIHPELPIVITVSEDQTIRVWNSSTFRLENTLNFGLERVWGVGCTKGSNQVAFGSDKGTIMVKIISI